The sequence TTCTTGCCCTGAATCCATACATGCTCGTTCCTGAATCCTGATGAGTGGTGATACTAGTCCAGAATTTAACAGATTGTTATTCCTTTCTTATCTGTGGATGGGTTTCTGACAGGAGAAGGAGGACCGAATTCCTATGAAGTTCTTGCACTGAGATCTCCAACTGATTATATTTGTTGACCAATGGAAGGGGGAGAGCAAAAAGTTGCATCATTTCCTGATGCGCCGCCCAAACCCAAGGACGACGACATCCCCGCCGCCGCCAAGTCCCTCACCATCAAGACCGCCGCCAATGCCGGCGGCTCCGACTGGCCGAGCCCCGTCTCGCCCTACCTCggctcgccctcgccgccgtcctccgccttCGTCTCCGCGCTGCAGTCGCCCTACATCTCCCCTCGGATCGccgagcctcctcctcctcctaatcCCCAGCCGCCGCATCGAGGAACCAAGGTCTCCCGGACCCCCGCGCTGCCCTCGCCGGCGCCCCGCGGCGCCGGAGGGTTCCGGTCGGAGGACACGGACGCGCCGACGAGCGCCTCCCGCACGCCGCCGTCGGACCGCGGCTACGACTCCCGGTCCCAGGGCGCCGACCCGCGCCGGCGGTCCTCCGACGGCGGCCCCGCGCCGCGGGTGTCCTTCTCCTTCCCCGTGCCGCGCGTCTCGCTCACGCGGGGCGCCGTCGCGTCGCCCATGTCCAACGGCAAGCTCCGGAGCTGCGACGTCTACATCGGCTTCCACGGCCAGGGGGCTGCCCTCGCCAGGTTCTGCCGGTGGCTCAAGGCAGAGCTTGAGCTGCAAGGGATCGCCGCGTTCACGGCCGACCGGGCCAGGTACTCCGGCGCGCACAGCCATGAGGTCGCAGACCGCATCATCTGCTCGGCGGCTTTCGGCATCGTGGTGGTCACCACGTCCAGCTTCCTCAACCCGTTCGTCCTCGAGGAGATCCGGTTCTTTGCTCAGAAGAGGAACCTGCTGCCAATCTTGTTTGACACCAGGGTGTCAGACATCGCCGGGCTGTTTGATGGCAAACCTGAAGATAAGGAGGGGATGGAAGCTTTGGACGGCCTAATGCGGTGCCATGAGCTGAAGCTCGAGACAGATGAGAGCAGCTGGAGGAGGTGTGTGTCGACGGCGGTCACCGTGCTGCAATCGAAGCTTGGCCGGGGTACAATTGCTGAAAAGGAGAGCGAGGGAACTGAGGGTTTGCCATTTCCGCGCAACAGGCATTTCATTGGAAGGGAGAAAGAGCTTGCTGAGATCGAGGGAATGTTCTTCGGTTGCGCCGGCGAAGTCGAAGATGTGGAGTGCCCAGGGGGCAGCACCATGCCTAATTGTGTATCCAGTGGTGTGTCAGATGGAGGATTTGCTGATGAGGACAGTGACAGGGTGAGGACAAGCAGTGGCAGGTTTGGCAGCTTGGAGTTGCACAAGTGCAATCGGCCTATGTTGGAGCCATCGGTTGCTCCGGCGATCGATCTGTCGGCTGCGAAAGGGATCGGTCTTCTGAAGCAGAGATCAAAGCTCAGGAAGTCAAGATTCAGGTGCAACAGCAAGGATCATGGCAATGGCAATGTGGTCTGCATCAATGGCATTTCAGGCATTGGCAAGACGGAGCTGGCATTGGAATTTGCGTACCGGTACTCACAGCGGTACAAGATGGTATTGTGGATTGGAGGCGAGGCAAGGTACCTGAGACAGAACATACTGAATTTGTCGGGGTATTTGGGACTGGATATCAGCGCCGAGGCTGACAGGGAGCACGGCAGGATCAGGAGCTTTGAGGAGCAAGAGTTGGATGCATTTCAAAGGGTGAAGAGAGAGCTTTTCAGGGATGTGCCCTACTTGCTCATAATCGATAACCTCGAGAGCGAGAGGGATTGGTGGGAAGGGAAGGACCTGCAAGATTTCATTCCTAGAAACACTGGAGCAAGCCATGTCATCGTGACAACACGGCTGCCGCATTTCATGAACCTTGAGCCAATTCATCTTCCGCAGCTCTCGTTTCATGATGCTATGGTCCTGATaaaggggaaaaagaagaaggatTACCCTCCTGAGGAACTGGAAGTTCTGAAGAAATTCGATGAGCAGCTGGGGCGAGTCAGCTTCGGGCTGTGGCTTGTTGGTTCACTGTTGTCCGAGTTGATGATAGACCCCGGTATTCTTTTTGAGGCTGTCGAGCGGGTGTTGTTAAATGAGAACATGATTGTGCTCTGTTCTGGTGATGACAACTTATGGCAGAACAATTTGTTTCTGATCAAGGTATTAGTCTTCTGCTTTGCATTGATGAACCAGGTGAAAGGAGGTGGTCTTGCCTTGAGGATGATCACAGTAGGTTCTTGGCTAGCTCCATCGCCCGTGTCGTCAACCCTACTAGCTGCCATGGCCAGTAAGCTGCCAACAAAAACCAATAGCATTCAGCTGTTGAGTGAATCACTTAAGGCGGCACTCTTGTGCGGCACACACTGCTTTCTGCAGCCACAGGCAAGGAAAGCTGAGGTGGAGTCGGCACACTTGCTGGTAAAACTTGGCTTGGCGCGGAAAACAACTCAGCGTCCAGGTTGCTGGATTCAGTTTCACCCGATCGTGCAGATGTTCGGCAAGATCAGCGGCAGTCTGGCACCGGCATCCGCAGCAGTATCTGGTGTCATAAGGACCGGCAATATGTCTATCTACTCAGACCACATGTGGGCTAGTGCATTTCTTCTGTTTGGCTTCAAATCAGAGCCTCCTGTGGTTCAACTCAAGCCGGTCGACCTGGTGCTCTTCATCAAGAAGATAGCACTGCCCCTGGCAATCCAAGCGCTCATGGCATTCTCGCGCTGCGGCTCGGCCTTGGAGTTGCTCAAGGTGTGCACCAACATCCTCGAGGACGCGGAGAAGTCGGTCGCGTCACGGATACAGGACCTGAAGCAGGGATCGCTGTGCTGGAAGAAGAAGCTGCGGGCGGACAACCATGCCGACGAGTTCATCTGGCATGAGATGGCACTGCTGAAAGCAACGCTGCTCGAGACGAGGGCGAAGCTGCTGGTGCGAGGCGGGTTGTTCGACAGCGGGGAGGAGCTGTGCAGGACCTGCATCAGCATCAGGACGGTCATGCTTGGCCACGACCATGCCCAGACATTGGCGGCTCAGGAGACGCTCGCAAAGGTGGTTAGATACAGGAGCAAAATCTGAGATGACGCGGAACCGTGCGAGCTGTTCGACATAGGTAGCATCTAGATTTTGTATCTTGTTCTTTGCTGTGTCTGTGATTCACTACTCGACATTCCTTATCGCGACACTTTTTTTGCTAGATCACTGAGATAGCTAGTCTGATTATGAGATCATGTGTAACTTGACAACTTATATTTAACCAACTTGCTGTGTACAGTCCAGTCTCCTAAATCTACCTATGGATTTTCTTTGATGAAATTCTGAGCAAATTGGATGAATTCTCTGATGACACATGTGACCTGGAGATGTTATGTaacgttcttatatttctttacagagggagtagtaactaGTGTTTGTTTTTGCTCAACACTTTACTCCTAGAAGATAATGTAACTCCAGTGAAGAATATTTAGCAAGGGGTCTGTGATTTGTGACCCCTTGTGCAACTGATTGATGCAATGCAGTCTTCCCTTGCAATTTTGATGCTGAATTTAGTCTGGCATTTCACCAGCAAAGTTCTCCTGCACAAAGTAGCAGACATGATAATAAACAATCAAGAGCAAAAACAGCTTCTTCCTTGTCACAAACAATCTAGTCGGCACGCCGATTTTGTGAGATGGGTGGGGAAACGAAGGTCGTTCTGCGTGATTAGCAGCAAGTTGAGGAATCTTGATCATGCATCAAGTCTGAACTCTGAAGTACTCTCAGCCCTCTGCAGAAGGCTAATGGATGGATGCTCACTGAAAATTCATGCTGGTTGGCAACAGACAGATCGAATGCTCACACGCAGTGCATTCTCTCAGCCATGATATaaatgccatgccatgccatggtTGCCTGGTTGTGCTGGGTGGGCGGCCATGGACGTGACCTTCGTGTGCTCGTCGTCGGGGGAGGCGCCGTTCAAGATGGAGGTGGGCTTCTTCGACACCGTCCTGGACATCAAGCACAAGCTCCAGGGCCGCAACGGCTGGCCCGCCGCCGCCCTGTCCCTCTTCCACGACGGCGGCGCGCTCGTGGACGAcgacgccgccggcgccggcgtcacCGAGCGGTACGGCGTCGTGGAGGGCTCCGTCATCCACGTCGCCCTCGacggcgccggcgacggcgacgacagGCGGCCGCGtcagaaggggaagaagaacgggACCAGGAGGCCGGGCAAGGGCATGCGGGCgccggcgccggagccgctgcgAGTGACGGTGGTGTCGCGGTGCGGCGCGGGGCGCGTggaggtggccgtgcgcgcgcgcggcGCGGTGTCGGCGCTGCGCCGGGAGCTGGAGGGGGGCGCGTCGTCGGGGTCCGGGTTCCCGCTGCCCGCGGACGgcgggtacttcttcatacacgggCAGAGCGTGATGGACGAGGCGCGGTCGTTCGAGTGGCACGGCgtggccgccggcgacgaggtcgtCGTCTTCGAGGGCTCCGTCACCAGGGCGCCGGCGTGCTAAACGGGCGCCCGCCTGGACTGCAAATCTGTTAGCGCGGGAAGCTACCAAACCCAAAACTGCTGCTCCACTTGTCAGAGACTCAGAGCTGATCACATGCCGGCTTTTTCAAGCTTTGTGTTTGCGGGGAGCTTTTTTCAAACTAGAAGCTCTCATGCATCAAACAGCTTATCCCAACACAAAAATTCGTAACTTCAAACTACTGGACGTTTTTTTTATCCTCATCAAAAGATATTACTATTCAACTCAAGTTCGTTGTTCGCTGGGAAAGAATGACAAATCAAACATTTTTATGGCAATTTATATTGTCGTGGGGATGGCAAGTTTAATTAGCAAGCATGACAAATCTAGCCATTCTCGACCAACACAAATTCTCATAAAAGAACGTCCGCATTTGTCACGCTCCTTAGTGAACGTTCGCAGGTTAAGCCGGTCCAAAATAGAAGAAGGGGGACAACTATTTGTCGGGCAACAGCTTTTTCTTCTTCCAGTTTCAATCGTCTTCACACTCGTTGCCGTCGACCCACCCGTCGCCGGCTAAACCAGTGTCCCACAACTGgcctctaagagcatctccactcgccccccccccccccccccaacaggcCCCTGGGACGCGTTTTTCGCCGGCGCAAAAAAAAAACACAGTAGCACTTCCCAAGACGCCGAATTCCACCGGCTCGGCCCATTTTTTGGCCCGGCGATCTCGGGCCGAACCCAGCACactgggggcgcttgggggctccggcgAAAGGAAAAGTGGCATATGGGCCACCAATGTCAGGCGAAAAACGACTTTTCCATGCCCGGATTCGCCCCCCTCATGTGATGTAGGACGACACTTCCCCTTTCGCCGCCCTGTCGATCCCGACGCCGCCCACCTGCCCATAGCCGCTGCTCCGCCGCTAGAAATGCCATTTCCCCGCCGGAAAGAGAGGGTTCGTCGCGGCAGCCTCTGTCCCGCTCCTGGGCGAGTTTTCCAGCGCTCTGGCCACGCGGGTGGGGGTACCGACGGCTGCGCACCTACCACGCCCACCAGGTGTTCTGTGATTTACTTGTTTGGCGATGGATTCCGATGACGAGGAGGCTTTCGCggtgctgctggaggaggaagccgaggccgacaccCAGGACGAAGAGAGC comes from Triticum aestivum cultivar Chinese Spring chromosome 5B, IWGSC CS RefSeq v2.1, whole genome shotgun sequence and encodes:
- the LOC123112343 gene encoding uncharacterized protein — protein: MEGGEQKVASFPDAPPKPKDDDIPAAAKSLTIKTAANAGGSDWPSPVSPYLGSPSPPSSAFVSALQSPYISPRIAEPPPPPNPQPPHRGTKVSRTPALPSPAPRGAGGFRSEDTDAPTSASRTPPSDRGYDSRSQGADPRRRSSDGGPAPRVSFSFPVPRVSLTRGAVASPMSNGKLRSCDVYIGFHGQGAALARFCRWLKAELELQGIAAFTADRARYSGAHSHEVADRIICSAAFGIVVVTTSSFLNPFVLEEIRFFAQKRNLLPILFDTRVSDIAGLFDGKPEDKEGMEALDGLMRCHELKLETDESSWRRCVSTAVTVLQSKLGRGTIAEKESEGTEGLPFPRNRHFIGREKELAEIEGMFFGCAGEVEDVECPGGSTMPNCVSSGVSDGGFADEDSDRVRTSSGRFGSLELHKCNRPMLEPSVAPAIDLSAAKGIGLLKQRSKLRKSRFRCNSKDHGNGNVVCINGISGIGKTELALEFAYRYSQRYKMVLWIGGEARYLRQNILNLSGYLGLDISAEADREHGRIRSFEEQELDAFQRVKRELFRDVPYLLIIDNLESERDWWEGKDLQDFIPRNTGASHVIVTTRLPHFMNLEPIHLPQLSFHDAMVLIKGKKKKDYPPEELEVLKKFDEQLGRVSFGLWLVGSLLSELMIDPGILFEAVERVLLNENMIVLCSGDDNLWQNNLFLIKVLVFCFALMNQVKGGGLALRMITVGSWLAPSPVSSTLLAAMASKLPTKTNSIQLLSESLKAALLCGTHCFLQPQARKAEVESAHLLVKLGLARKTTQRPGCWIQFHPIVQMFGKISGSLAPASAAVSGVIRTGNMSIYSDHMWASAFLLFGFKSEPPVVQLKPVDLVLFIKKIALPLAIQALMAFSRCGSALELLKVCTNILEDAEKSVASRIQDLKQGSLCWKKKLRADNHADEFIWHEMALLKATLLETRAKLLVRGGLFDSGEELCRTCISIRTVMLGHDHAQTLAAQETLAKVVRYRSKI